The Lasioglossum baleicum chromosome 12, iyLasBale1, whole genome shotgun sequence genome includes a region encoding these proteins:
- the LOC143214190 gene encoding leucine-rich repeat-containing protein 23 yields MEDDHEEAEGEYDQQRRYESPEIHEEVPRILTFPEAAECLHTLGKCDSGLGYAYLGLNASNKSLTDIRVILKFKYVLFVDVSRNRLIEDAFRVLTKMTYLLMIQADNNRISSVEMEQMPYLQVLKLNKNKLKSTAGICHNLLEILELNHNNIDEVTLNPYDLKNLKTLELRGNMLTTTNGIFFPGLICLYIAENQIEKLDGLEILVNLKILHLRSNKLSRLDGFSSRCAKLSYLNLRNNEITKISEIQKLSCLPALETLIIFENPAINYREEDEENMYRQIVLAMLPDLVRIDKDPVLYKEKREAQEFRTQMILNGSKFTDFDVSLAE; encoded by the exons ATGGAAGATGATCACGAAGAAGCAGAAGGAGAATATGACCAGCAGCGGAGATACGAGTCTCCAGAAATTCACGAAGAGGTTCCGCGAATCTTAACATTTCCAGAAGCTGCAGAATGCCTCCACACATTAGGAAAATGCGACTCGGGCCTGGGTTATGCTTATTTAGGATTAAATGCTTCTAATAAGAGTCTCACGGATATTCGAGTTATACTAAAATTCAAATATGTCCTCTTTGTGGACGTTTCCAGAAATAGATTAATCGAAGATGCTTTTCGCGTTCTCACGAAGATGACTTATCTTTTAATGATTCAGGCTGACAACAATCGAATATCTTCTGTAGAAATGGAACAAATGCCCTACCTGCAG GTACTAAAATTGAATAAGAATAAGCTAAAAAGTACTGCCGGTATCTGCCACAATCTGCTCGAAATTCTGGAATTAAATCACAACAATATTGACGAAGTCACTTTGAATCCTTACGATCTAAAAAATCTCAAAACCCTCGAATTACGTGGGAACATGTTAACTACGACGAACGGGATATTCTTTCCTGGGTTGATTTGTCTGTATATCGCAGAAAACCAAATCGAAAAGTTAGACGGTCTGGAGATTCTAGTTAATCTGAAAATTTTACATCTGAGGAGCAATAAATTGTCGAGATTGGACGGGTTTTCCTCGCGTTGTGCAAAGCTCAGCTACCTGAACCTTCGAAACAACGAGATCacaaaaatttcagaaattcaaaaattgaGCTGCTTGCCTGCACTGGAGACTCTGATCATTTTCGAAAATCCTGCGATCAATTATAGAGAAGAAGACGAGGAGAATATGTACCGGCAAATTGTGTTGGCTATGTTGCCTGATTTAGTGCGAATCGATAAAGATCCGGTGCTGTACAAAGAAAAAAGGGAAGCACAAGAATTTCGCACGCAAATGATTCTGAATGGGTCAAAGTTCACAGACTTCGACGTTAGTCTAGCTGAATAA
- the LOC143214178 gene encoding protein claret segregational — MESRLPKPKIVLANSISGIPCLSTKMNSQKMSKNQNCLPGSSTSTVSETLKKAKSVVNLNSKCTNENKPPPKPAMNRSKTLSTITTKAVKRPAPTTTNHTEAKKQFIRPTRPVPLQRAGTTLMDNTTSKTVKKSTTQNGTVATAKPSKWDLKGRLAHTSNELTNIRQMYKDTTSEYNNMQKKMNTLETDMKKYKSQAETLESRTKELDTELKEIKEEKEDLSERLKKTEESYKSVSGSLKQFKEKCSEQEELIVKHVSEIKDLQTNLELQRQLNEKLTTKNDDLQSLVHTMDRDRRALHNAIQEMKGNIRVFCRVRPRTPSELGKAMCLMNYVDECTIEVGKPDGPDSMSSRKLRGTRHEFSFDKVFSALAKQEDIFEELSHLVQSALEGYNVCVFAYGQTGSGKTYTMEGLPGIDTEGMIPRTVRHIFQEMKHFQLLGWDYRIEASFLEIYNEHIIDLLDPESKTHEIRMADSKGHDLFVTNLTIEEVHSPEELQEFLLIAQQNRAVAATLSNERSSRSHSVARIRLIGVHKVREEVSIGNLNLVDLAGSERLKNEESARIAETKNINKSLSNLGNVILALLKKQEHVPYRNSKLTHLLMPSLGGNSKTLMLLNISPLDECYSETLNSLRFASQVNSCKTGNVKRTRTILQTST; from the exons ATGGAGTCAAGATTACCAAAGCCTAAAATTGTACTAGCAAACTCGATTAGTGGAATACCCTGTCTTAGCACGAAAATGAACAGTCAAAAGATGTCAAAAAACCAAAACTGTTTGCCTGGTTCAAGTACAAGTACCGTTTCGGAGACTTTAAAGAAAGCTAAAAGCGTAGTCAATTTAAATTCTAAGTGTACAAATGAAAACAAGCCACCTCCAAAGCCAGCTATGAACAGATCCAAGACGTTATCGACCATTACGACTAAAGCAGTGAAGAGACCAGCCCCTACCACTACAAATCATACCGAGGCTAAAAAACAATTTATCAGACCCACCAGACCAGTGCCATTGCAAAGAGCTGGCACTACGTTAATGGATAACACAACCAGCAAAACTGTAAAAAAGTCTACTACCCAGAATGGGACTGTAGCTACGGCTAAACCTTCCAAATGGGACTTGAAGGGTCGTCTAGCCCATACAAGTAATGAATTGACCAACATACGTCAAATGTATAAAGATACTACATCCGAGTACAATAATATGCAGAAGAAGATGAACACTCTGGAAACAGATATGAAAAAGTATAAATCTCAGGCAGAAACACTCGAAAGTCGAACCAAGGAATTAGACACTGAGCTGAAAGAGATcaaggaagaaaaagaagatttgAGTGAACGCCTGAAAAAAACAGAGGAATCGTATAAAAGTGTTTCAGGGTCATTAAAACAGTTTAAAGAGAAATGCAGCGAACAAGAAGAGCTGATTGTAAAACATGTATCCGAGATAAAAGATTTACAGACAAATCTAGAGCTTCAGAGACAGCTCAACGAGAAGCTCACTACAAAGAATGATGATCTACAGTCTTTAGTTCATACAATGGACAGAGATCGAAGAGCTCTGCATAATGCCATACAAGAAATGAAAGGAAACATCAGGGTGTTCTGCCGAGTGCGTCCTAGAACTCCAAGCGAACTTGGCAAAGC AATGTGTCTCATGAACTATGTGGATGAATGCACCATAGAAGTGGGCAAGCCCGATGGTCCAGATTCGATGAGCAGTAGAAAACTGAGAGGAACGCGACACGAATTTTCTTTTGATAAAGTTTTTTCAGCTTTGGCTAAGCAAGAGGACATTTTTGAAGAGCTATCCCATCTAGTTCAATCTGCCTTGGAAGGTTATAACGTTTGTGTATTTGCATATGGCCAGACTGGTTCTGGCAAAACATATACCATGGAAGGTTTGCCTGGTATTGACACGGAAGGCATGATACCTAGAACG GTACGGCATATATTTCAAGAGATGAAGCACTTCCAATTGCTCGGTTGGGACTACCGAATAGAAGCTAGCTTCCTTGAAATATATAATGAGCACATCATCGATTTATTGGATCCTGAATCGAAAACGCACGAGATTCGAATGGCGGATAGCAAGGGACATGACTTGTTCGTTACCAATCTCACAATTGAGGAGGTGCATAGCCCTGAAGAATTGCAGGAGTTTCTTTTAATCGCACAACAGAACAGAGCAGTCGCAGCTACTCTATCAAACGAGCG GTCGTCCAGATCGCATTCGGTGGCAAGAATACGACTCATCGGAGTGCACAAAGTAAGAGAAGAAGTTTCAATTGGAAATCTTAATCTAGTTGACCTAGCGGGATCCGAACGATTAAAAAACGAGGAGTCGGCTAGAATAGCGGAAACAAAGAATATTAACAAATCGTTATCGAACTTAGGTAACGTTATTCTTGCACTTCTGAAAAAGCAAGAACATGTTCCCTACAGAAATTCAAAACTCACTCATTTATTGATGCCCTCTTTGGGCGGAAATTCAAAGACtttaatgttgttaaatatatctCCTTTAGACGAATGTTATAGCGAAACGTTAAACTCGCTAAGATTTGCTAGCCAAGTGAACAGTTGTAAAACCGGTAATGTAAAACGAACACGAACGATTTTACAGACTTCtacgtga
- the Coa8 gene encoding cytochrome c oxidase assembly factor 8 isoform X2, with the protein MKNVIAHEMARVCNYAQLKCYNNVTRLISTKTVPNLKTPTQADIIGPPDPVSNLRPIIFAKPKNETHLERKYRETREATQIWNQNFWTRHNTCFIEERKRFQEKLKSQGKTSITADDMSVFYKQFLDRNWRTHLNYNIAWYKRNIELLLLEIRFDWLSTEHRIFIHNLLPEIGLIIFLKRRR; encoded by the exons ATGAAAAATGTGATTGCCCATGAAATGGCTCGAGTATGTAACTACGCGCAATTGAAATGTTACAACAATGTAACCCGACTGATCAGCACA AAAACTGTTCCTAACCTAAAAACCCCGACGCAAGCTGACATAATAGGACCTCCCGATCCGGTTTCGAATTTGCGACCGATAATATTCGCGAAACCAAAGAATGAGACGCACCTCGAAAGGAAATACAGAGAAACCAGAGAGGCGACTCAAATTTGGAATCAAAATTTTTGGACACGACACAATACCTGTTTCATAGAA GAACGTAAGCGATTTCAAGAGAAGCTCAAATCTCAGGGAAAGACTTCGATCACAGCGGATGACATGTCagtattttataaacaatttttagacAGAAACTGGAGGACTCACTTGAACTATAATATTGCCTGGTACAAAAGGAACATTGAGCTACTGTTACTCGAGATCAGG TTTGATTGGCTTTCCACAGAACACAGAATATTTATACACAACCTGTTACCAGAGATCGgactaattatatttttaaagagACGTCGGTGA
- the Coa8 gene encoding cytochrome c oxidase assembly factor 8 isoform X3, translated as MKNVIAHEMARVCNYAQLKCYNNVTRLISTKTVPNLKTPTQADIIGPPDPVSNLRPIIFAKPKNETHLERKYRETREATQIWNQNFWTRHNTCFIEERKRFQEKLKSQGKTSITADDMSVFYKQFLDRNWRTHLNYNIAWYKRNIELLLLEIRQHYSPKKTGILDLHIILYQKQRSQQI; from the exons ATGAAAAATGTGATTGCCCATGAAATGGCTCGAGTATGTAACTACGCGCAATTGAAATGTTACAACAATGTAACCCGACTGATCAGCACA AAAACTGTTCCTAACCTAAAAACCCCGACGCAAGCTGACATAATAGGACCTCCCGATCCGGTTTCGAATTTGCGACCGATAATATTCGCGAAACCAAAGAATGAGACGCACCTCGAAAGGAAATACAGAGAAACCAGAGAGGCGACTCAAATTTGGAATCAAAATTTTTGGACACGACACAATACCTGTTTCATAGAA GAACGTAAGCGATTTCAAGAGAAGCTCAAATCTCAGGGAAAGACTTCGATCACAGCGGATGACATGTCagtattttataaacaatttttagacAGAAACTGGAGGACTCACTTGAACTATAATATTGCCTGGTACAAAAGGAACATTGAGCTACTGTTACTCGAGATCAGG CAACATTATTCTCCGAAGAAAACTGGAATTCTGGACTTGCATATAATATTGTATCAGAAACAGAGGTCACAGCAAATCTGA
- the Coa8 gene encoding cytochrome c oxidase assembly factor 8 isoform X1, with product MKNVIAHEMARVCNYAQLKCYNNVTRLISTKTVPNLKTPTQADIIGPPDPVSNLRPIIFAKPKNETHLERKYRETREATQIWNQNFWTRHNTCFIEERKRFQEKLKSQGKTSITADDMSVFYKQFLDRNWRTHLNYNIAWYKRNIELLLLEIRTLTLLLFLAQLFSKLIKFAGDLMDHLLAVVQQLEMKRHLTILKKKCKIDRVPFSVS from the exons ATGAAAAATGTGATTGCCCATGAAATGGCTCGAGTATGTAACTACGCGCAATTGAAATGTTACAACAATGTAACCCGACTGATCAGCACA AAAACTGTTCCTAACCTAAAAACCCCGACGCAAGCTGACATAATAGGACCTCCCGATCCGGTTTCGAATTTGCGACCGATAATATTCGCGAAACCAAAGAATGAGACGCACCTCGAAAGGAAATACAGAGAAACCAGAGAGGCGACTCAAATTTGGAATCAAAATTTTTGGACACGACACAATACCTGTTTCATAGAA GAACGTAAGCGATTTCAAGAGAAGCTCAAATCTCAGGGAAAGACTTCGATCACAGCGGATGACATGTCagtattttataaacaatttttagacAGAAACTGGAGGACTCACTTGAACTATAATATTGCCTGGTACAAAAGGAACATTGAGCTACTGTTACTCGAGATCAGG ACACTTACACTTCTCCTTTTCTTGGCACAACTCTTCTCTAAGTTGATCAAATTCGCTGGCGACTTGATGGACCATCTCCTCGCTGTCGTGCAGCAACTGGAAATGAAAAGGCATTTaacaattctgaaaaaaaaatgtaaaatcgaTAGAGTACCTTTCTCTGTCTCGTGA
- the Coa8 gene encoding cytochrome c oxidase assembly factor 8 isoform X4 — protein sequence MKNVIAHEMARVCNYAQLKCYNNVTRLISTKTVPNLKTPTQADIIGPPDPVSNLRPIIFAKPKNETHLERKYRETREATQIWNQNFWTRHNTCFIEERKRFQEKLKSQGKTSITADDMSVFYKQFLDRNWRTHLNYNIAWYKRNIELLLLEIRIIYFGS from the exons ATGAAAAATGTGATTGCCCATGAAATGGCTCGAGTATGTAACTACGCGCAATTGAAATGTTACAACAATGTAACCCGACTGATCAGCACA AAAACTGTTCCTAACCTAAAAACCCCGACGCAAGCTGACATAATAGGACCTCCCGATCCGGTTTCGAATTTGCGACCGATAATATTCGCGAAACCAAAGAATGAGACGCACCTCGAAAGGAAATACAGAGAAACCAGAGAGGCGACTCAAATTTGGAATCAAAATTTTTGGACACGACACAATACCTGTTTCATAGAA GAACGTAAGCGATTTCAAGAGAAGCTCAAATCTCAGGGAAAGACTTCGATCACAGCGGATGACATGTCagtattttataaacaatttttagacAGAAACTGGAGGACTCACTTGAACTATAATATTGCCTGGTACAAAAGGAACATTGAGCTACTGTTACTCGAGATCAGG ATAATCTATTTCGGATCTTAG